In Oreochromis aureus strain Israel breed Guangdong linkage group 22, ZZ_aureus, whole genome shotgun sequence, the genomic window CAGTCTATCAGCTGCTGAATGCTCTGTGTGCTGTCAGGACTCAGTATATATACGCAGCCGGTCATGTGGAGGAATCAGGAGTAAAGTCCAGCGCTGAGTGCTGTGCTGTCACGGCTGCTTCCACATCACAGGAGTGCTAACGGTCTCACTGGACACATCTTTCAGAGCAGCGTCTGACGTCTCTCACTGCCTGACACGACTGACATGTTGGTGtttattttggaaattaaattaCAAATTCACAAATGTTCAGaactttaattaattttagatcaTGTTTTTTGATCTGATCAACTCTGTGAGgctttctgttttctgcatgCGAACATTTGTGGGTTGGCACAGAATGGAAACTCATTTTTCCTTGTACACAAAAGGATTTTTAATAAATCTTTAATTTACTCAAACTAAAAACAGCAGGGACACTATTATcaccaaaacacaaaactcCAAATCAAAACTTTGAAGACACCAAAGGAACACTGGTGCTGAAAAGAGAGAGGACAACACTTCTACAAAAGGCAATGCTGCAGATCGCCTGCTGGGGCCATCACTAGACAATAAAAGCAAGCATCACACAATtctttaatttaaagaaaaaagacctAACACACAGAATTGACAATGAAAGGCAGGCAGGGGGTGAACAACAAAGACTAATACTTACATAATCACtaataaaacatacaaaacgAAGAGAGaagaaatacagttttatacaACACAACAGTGTTATAGTGTAACTGGGTAGAATtagaacaaaggaaaacaacaaaGGAGGAAGGTAAAAATATAGATGAGACCATGAGGAGCAAACCctcaaaaattaataaataataaataaattatgaaaGACAACTCACAGAGACAACAGTGAGATGCAGAGTgggggaagaagaaaaagggaaacatttCAGAACATAAGAGCAAAGAAGGAAGGATAGTAAAGAAAGTAAAACTAAGCATTAAAACACAGAAGTACAAAAACTCTGACAGGTGGgcaatttaaaattaatgtttctTTCAATTCATCCTCTGAGGTGATGTTGGAGCCACATGTTGTGTTGGTTTTTAACATATTTCTATAAGCCAAACTAGCATCGTCACCATcgtcttcatcttcttctcccAGTGGTTTCCAGTCCTGCAACAGCTATTCTACTGCACCGAAAAATCAACAAGTTTCCCCTACTTTAAAAAATTATGCAAACTcgtttccttaaaaaaaaacaaccccccccccaaaaaacaactaAGTACAGTTTACATACTTTGACTCAAGACAGTCATGTTAAGGCAGagcttcccaaagtgtggggcccgccccctagggggggcgcagagccattgcgggGGGGGGCGGTatgaaaagggaaaacaaaacaaaatgcttggacactgctaacACGGGGCTCCTACACAAACGCAAatcaggagatgaagcatagctgaatatgtttccaaaccaacttcattccaagtcaaagacaggaaaatatggtgaagcatatcttccctttggtttcacctgcacaagtgccaaggtaggtctcccctgcataaTTGCTTTTCCCTttgtcgggagcagcgctgggctgtccaaatcacgggcaaacagtatcccacattcttgatttttagttcatatacacttcttgtaatgactaactactcctgacattttggagatgttagctctttatacagtaaagttacagtgggatacaaataatatcaggctgatcctgccacgatttgttccccctgtctaaatcacggacaaacagtatcccacagctgtttatgtttttgaacccattttgcacagagagacattttttgaaaaatgtattgataacaatgttgaacattattacacaggaaaaaacaactacatgtaataatcacgcctctgcctttctaaatgcagggacagtaactgcgtgtgtatgtaagcgtgtaaaacctgaagatagtcagattaacagtaacagtattttgtctctatctgccattctgcaattcatctcatgtaaacaataacgtggcgcacagcgtgacgtgaaaagaggcacatacctttgactttgcgtgacgaactctgtattcctcgtccacacgtaaacgcaaaaaaggagttttaaaaaatctccgttttcggtgaatcgcaacgccgtttacgtgttgacgaaacagctgcgttttcaaaaatacccgtgtaggtgctgACGTAGCGTGAAAGAGTTAATAGTTTATTTCAttgctacctgtaatttattgcagattacttgtatttgcttaagtgtttactaaatgtttgaggtgtgaaataaaccgcaatgtagcaaaatatgggtgtgtgtggttggaggtgGCGCCCGCGCCCGggggcgaacatttttcttgtaaaacaaaggggggcccagcaaaaaaagtttgggaaccactgatctAAATGTTCAGCTAAGTACTGGcaactttaagaaaaaaaaagggttttcattttttaaattaatttatttacagtAGTGGATTAAAAGAACAGGATAATACTTCcctaaatattttcatttaaaacatattattattattattactgtaaaaGCCTTAATGCTATCGTTATTTTAACttaattttaattgttttgcttcttctttttgctGCTCTATCCGTCCACAAACCTTCTCTGAGGTTTGGCAGCTCCATCTAGTGAGAGAAAACTATAATTTCCATGAGTTACACTTTAATAATCAAGTTGTCCATGTAAACATTAAACAGTATAATAGTATTATAATCAGTTTTCCACAGTCGAGTTTCTACCATTTCTCGATTGTACATATGTAATCTGGTTTTACAGATTCACTTCATCACAGAGTCTCAATAaaggtttaagaaaaaaaacaaacactttaagCAGTGTTTTAATTTTGAAAGTGAGAAACAGCAGATGTAATTTGTTTTACTGCAGTGCAAACAGCGTGTGTCACAAAGAAATCTCATCACTCAGAGTAAGAAATGTCAGCTGATTAGATCATGTGATTATCGCTATTTGAAACTGTTGTGACATCCAGgttggcttttttttgtttttattatttatgccACTGAAACTTCAGATTCACAGAACAAAAATTCATTATTCTTTTTGGCTTAAACGTTTCTAACTTTAATCAGATGAACTTTCATGGCTATcagaggttgttttttttaggtcaGTAAAGTGTGAGTCAGACTTGGTGCCCTCTGATCTGAAAATTATCTTCACTAAAGAACGTCCTTTGGCTGTTCCCTCTCAACAAACTGATAAGAGAAGCTAAAGTCTTCCTCTCAGGACAAACTGCTGATAAACACCACGCTGTTTTCAAATAATGTgcataaatatgtaaaataaaagACCTTGAAGCAACTGAAACAAGCATGTGGAAGTTGGTAGACTGAAAAGATTTTTCATTCCGTTTCTAATAATTTACAGAATTAAAATTGTGTAGCTGTACAGATGTTAAGTGTAAGGCTACGTATTCGGGAAGGGTGGGGTGGAACTATGAAAGAAGGCAGCGTGTACGGGGTCAGGGCTGGGTGATGTTCTCTGAGACGTGCCGTCCAGTCACGTTACAAATCCTGGAAACCTTCGTAGTTGCATAGCTGTGTGGGCAATGAGTcttgctttcatttttctttcactaacttcatttttatttatttgtattttatctttttcacatactgtgtatgtaaatatttctttaatttatcTCACAGTATAAAGCCCTCACTGTGTGCCTAGTTTTAGTCTttgttctgctgctgtagcacaATAattgtgggatcaataaagtatctgTCGATCCATCTAAaagccatagactgtatataaaagacagaAACCATTAGTGTACAAGATCAGGTACAAAGGTCCAGAAAATGGTACAAAAATAACTGGAAGAAAAACCCCATTAATAGGTCATAATGGTGTTATATTCATTCAGTTAGGTTTAAATTCCTTAACAAAGTTTCAGAGAGTTCCCTTGTTGGTTTCTGGGATCAGATGGGCAGATATCTGGAGGAAAGGGCGAAGAGTTTGGAGAGCTTGGTTAAAAAGCCCCTATAAGCTGTAACACACCGATCAGCACAAATAGTAGTAGGCAGCTACTAATTAGGGCAAAGTAAAGACTGGGCTTTCACTCAACAGAAGACTTCTTAACCTCTGAAAATCCATCAGGGGTTAAAGTTTGGGTTCAGTTAACGTCCAACCTTTTTTATCGACTTTTCACTTGGTTTAGGTCAATTTGTTTCTATTTCATATGTAACTTTAAAAGTCTAAGGTTGGGTTATTTGTCCAAAATTTCCATTAAAATAGTCTCAGAAGCCACGACCAGAACAACAGCAGTAAATAGGTGCAGTTCAGTGACTCATATCAGTGGAGGTGAGGTCAATAGCTGCTTGTGTTGGcgcacctgtcagtcaaagcggCCACTCCCCTTAACTTTAAGCCTTTAACAAAATCCAAATGGATGactaaataaagacaaaagaaagacCACACAGTTGTTATAAAGGTGTAAACCAAccaaagagacacaaaacaatttGTGTACCagtcttgtctttatttcatcAGTACAAATAAAGATTTAAACATGGTGGTCTATGGAGGATTTCTAGCCAGCCCCAAATGGAAATTAGAGGAGAGGCAACCTGGTTTTCCTGTGTTTCTcctacaaaataaaatctttcaaaagtTGTTTTCTGCTGCATCTGATTCTGTTCAGGTTGtttaaaccaaaagaaaaattaCTAACACCGAGCCAGATTGCAGTAAGCCTGTATCATAAGATATGGAAACACTAAGATTGTGACGTGGAGTGACAACAGTAACAAGAAACTGTCCAGCGGGGCAACCAGAGGAGGACTTTAACCTTCAGCGTGGCTATAAAGCCCGCGAGCGGTCGTCTGCACAGCACAAACCATCAGACAGTGAAGAAGAGTCAAGCTGCATCTGTAAGGTAAAAGATCTTACTTCAAACTATATATTCTTAAATCAACAGCTAAATCCGGCTTTCAACTAAGCATCTGTTCTCTTCATCCAACAGCatcaacttcaatcatgaaggCGTTCATCGTTCTCGCTCTTTTCTCCGGTGAGTAAATCTTCCCTTCAAATTAAAAGCTAGACACATTTTAAATCACTGCTGGTCAAATTAACCGTCTGCTTTCATCCACAGTTTGTAACGCCAACATCCTGTGGCCGGAGCCTCCCAAATCCAACCTGGAAGTGGTGAAAGATGCCTTTTGGGATTATGTTGCAAAGGCAACACAAACTGCTGAGGAGTCCCTGAAGCAGATCAGAGAGTCCCAGCTGGGACAGGAAGTGAAGTAAGAGTCAGCATGAGGAGTCTGAAGAAGTACAAAATATGCACACATATGtatgttttcagtttaataacttcctgtttctctgtattaGCACCAAGATCTCTCAGAGCGCTGACACCGTGAATCAATACGTCGCTACGCTGCACACTCAGGTGGCTCCTTTGACCCAGAACTTCATGACTCAGTTCTCCCAGGAGGCCGAGCAGCTGAAGGCTCGCCTGGAGAAAGACCTGGCTGCTATGGGCACCAACGCAGAGGAGATGGTGGCAAAGATCCAGACCAAGGTGGATGAGCTGAAGAGTGGAGCTGAAGCCTACGCTCAGGCCATGGACCCAGAGCCCATGAAGGCCGTCCTGCAGCAGAAGAGCCAGGAGCTGAAGGAGCAGCTGGAGCAGAGCATGAGCCAGCTGCAGGCCCAGATGGTTCCCTACACCGAGAacatgaaacagaagatggagcAGAGCCTGGAAGAGTTTCAGAGGAACATGATGCCCCTGACCCAGAGCTTTGAGGCCCAGGTGGCTCAGAAAACCCAGGAGATCCAGCAGAGGTTGGCTCCCTATGGAGACGAGCTGAGGGAACGGCTGGACTCCAGCGCTCAGGACCTGCAGACTCAGCTGAACGCCCTGTGGAAAACCTTCACCAAGATCGCCCAGTAAATGGACTCCGTCTCAGTCTTAAGCCTTAAGCGCTTTCTCTGTATCACAAaccaaatatttatttcaaCTTCACTCCTGTTTattttatgaaataaaaatcCAGAATTTCTGCATTTTCGGTGTCTTAATTATCATTATAGGTGTGTCAGTTTTTCAACGAGCGTGTTTAATTTCTGAAAAGCTTTACTCGTAAATAGAAGCTGAACATTGATCTTACCGGTCAGAGGGTGGGAATGAGGGGGGGTCAAACTCACTTTAGTTTTATGATCTTGTTTGTTTCCACATTCATCTTACACAGGACAACCAACCTTTAAATTTAGAGTACTGTGAATAGTAAAAATACTTCTCTGGAATTTTCAGACCACTTCAGATTAGTAGTAGCAGTAAATAGGTGCCCCAAGGTCAATAACTATTCATCATAAGTGAATACCAAGCTTCAGTGGCACTCATATATGTACTGGTATACATGTTAAGCTTTAAATGTCACTGGAGGAGTGCTCTTCCTCATGATGTTTGATGTTCTATAATCCTGAAGGCCACATCATAAAATACCCACTATTTTCATACCCATTCAACCATTCTGCATCTCTCATGTCCCGAATGGAAGCATCTATATCTATTATTTATACTTCCACTCGTTCTATTTACTTTGTCATTAGTTTACTACCTGTCTCCAACTTCTTTTATTAAGTACATCTAAAAATATTGCTGTTGTGACAAACAGCCTCTGGGATGTACTTCTGGTTTATGGATGCAACATGCGGGAGAAAATATCTTAACAGAGAAATGTCCTTTGGCTGTTCCCTCACAACAACCTGATAAGACAAAGGAGCAAAGTCTCCATCTCAGGACAAACTACTGATAAACATTTCAAATGACGCATAGAAAGATTGAAGCAAATGAAACAGAGTTATTCAAGCAGCTCACTCTGTTGTACTCCGAGCACAAAATCATATATGTGAAAGATTTAATTCAAAAGTTCTGTTTTACTTTCTATTTGTTAGCAAGTGATTAACTCTAATGATCAGTTTTTCCAAAAAGATGTAACAGAACATTTAAATGTCTGCCTGCTGTCATAGCCAAAGATCACAGATGAAGCACACCGCACTGGAAACCAATTAAATGACTCCATAATGCCGCCTCTTATTGATTTGTgggttttgtcttcttttttagGACATTGTGAGGCAGACTAAGAGGGGATCATTCTGATCTATTTTCCACCGTAGTATATATTTACTTTCAGTTTCTAATAGTTTATGATATAAAGTTAAAGTT contains:
- the LOC116318890 gene encoding apolipoprotein A-IV-like, translated to MKAFIVLALFSVCNANILWPEPPKSNLEVVKDAFWDYVAKATQTAEESLKQIRESQLGQEVNTKISQSADTVNQYVATLHTQVAPLTQNFMTQFSQEAEQLKARLEKDLAAMGTNAEEMVAKIQTKVDELKSGAEAYAQAMDPEPMKAVLQQKSQELKEQLEQSMSQLQAQMVPYTENMKQKMEQSLEEFQRNMMPLTQSFEAQVAQKTQEIQQRLAPYGDELRERLDSSAQDLQTQLNALWKTFTKIAQ